One Silene latifolia isolate original U9 population chromosome 4, ASM4854445v1, whole genome shotgun sequence DNA segment encodes these proteins:
- the LOC141651683 gene encoding putative mitochondrial protein AtMg01250 has protein sequence MQALNFPQKFIDLVMISVTSPTYSLNINGNKFGFFKGYRGLRQVDRLSPLLFTICMEYLSRILGVVATQDGFRFHPLCGHLRLNHLLFADDLLLFCKGTAPSIMWILRAFATFSSASGLCLNRTKSEIYFNGVNSGTVDDILQVSGFHRGSLPLKYLGVPISSKKLTKTESQKLTDRIVARIRG, from the coding sequence ATGCAAGCTCTCAATTTCCCTCAAAAATTCATTGACTTGGTAATGATTTCTGTTACTAGCCCTACTTACTCTTTGAATATCAATGGTAACAAGTTTGGGTTTTTCAAAGGTTATAGAGGTTTAAGACAGGTTGACCGTCTTTCCCCTCTTCTTTTTACTATCTGTATGGAATATCTGTCTAGGATCCTTGGGGTTGTTGCTACTCAAGATGGATTCAGGTTTCACCCTCTGTGTGGTCATCTTAGGCTCAACCATTTattgtttgctgatgatcttttGCTATTCTGCAAAGGGACTGCTCCATCTATAATGTGGATCCTCAGAGCTTTTGCTACTTTTTCCTCTGCTTCTGGACTTTGCTTGAATAGGACCAAGTCTGAGATTTATTTCAATGGGGTCAACTCAGGCACTGTTGATGACATTTTGCAAGTTTCAGGGTTTCATAGGGGTAGTCTCCCATTGAAGTACTTGGGAGTCCCTATTTCCTCTAAGAAATTGACTAAGACTGAGAGCCAAAAGTTGACTGATAGAATTGTGGCTAGAATTAGGGGATAG
- the LOC141651684 gene encoding uncharacterized protein LOC141651684 produces MKDIPWTDYVAPNDCSWPWKKISSIMILFKQAYHNNHWLNSSLEYTVKAGYEWLRVPNPKVEWRFLCWNTLNIRRCSFVFWEFLLQRLPTRDRLSRRGMTIDPTCPICLGLAESHQHLFHECPFAVLCHQRLQVALNVHFRMPDLINWFSAARRITKLQKRYIGSCYVALVYWIWRCRNEAWINNRVQSPGSVVKQILADVRARFLALNVTALKDKDRVWFDTL; encoded by the coding sequence ATGAAAGATATACCTTGGACTGATTATGTGGCCCCTAATGACTGCAGTTGGCCATGGAAAAAAATTAGTTCGATTATGATCCTTTTCAAGCAAGCTTACCATAACAATCACTGGCTTAATTCTTCTTTGGAGTATACTGTCAAAGCTGGTTATGAATGGTTAAGAGTTCCTAATCCTAAAGTTGAATGGCGGTTTCTCTGCTGGAATACCTTGAACATCCGTCGATGCTCCTTTGTGTTTTGGGAATTCTTACTTCAGAGACTTCCTACGAGAGACAGACTTAGTAGAAGGGGGATGACAATTGACCCAACCTGCCCCATCTGCCTGGGTCTAGCAGAAAGTCATCAACATCTCTTTCATGAATGTCCCTTTGCTGTGCTCTGCCATCAGAGGTTGCAAGTAGCTCTGAATGTGCACTTCAGGATGCCTGACCTGATAAATTGGTTTTCAGCTGCTAGGCGCATTACTAAACTTCAGAAGAGATATATTGGTTCCTGCTATGTTGCGTTGGTCTATTGGATCTGGAGATGCAGAAATGAAGCTTGGATAAACAACAGGGTACAAAGTCCTGGCTCTGTGGTGAAGCAGATTTTAGCTGATGTTAGAGCTAGGTTCCTGGCCCTTAATGTCACTGCCCTGAAAGATAAAGATAGAGTCTGGTTTGATACGTTGTAA